The following are encoded in a window of Mycolicibacterium tusciae JS617 genomic DNA:
- a CDS encoding GlsB/YeaQ/YmgE family stress response membrane protein: MTITGIITAILIGIVIGVLARLLLPGKQPIGMLVTILVGIVAALIGTWLAQELGISTTTPGVDWGELLVQLVVAVIGVALVSALMGRRRTGLTGGRRSGLLR, from the coding sequence GTGACCATCACCGGCATCATCACCGCAATACTCATCGGCATCGTCATCGGCGTACTGGCCAGGCTGCTGCTACCGGGTAAGCAGCCCATTGGGATGCTTGTCACGATCCTGGTCGGCATCGTCGCCGCGTTAATCGGTACTTGGCTTGCCCAGGAGCTTGGCATTTCAACCACAACGCCCGGCGTCGACTGGGGGGAGCTGCTCGTTCAGCTCGTCGTGGCCGTGATCGGAGTAGCGCTGGTGTCGGCGCTCATGGGACGCCGGCGCACCGGCTTAACGGGTGGCAGGCGCTCAGGCCTCTTGCGCTGA
- a CDS encoding VOC family protein, with protein sequence MDWTLEVVVVPVASQNGGVDRAIAFYRDQLGFDLDHHTQAPGMNFAQLTPPGSGCSIVIGELPGGPAMPPGSLKGLQLVVADAYRAREELLARGVQAGQIIVTDERDGGTLFEFADPDGNTWIVQQIKARAERPLLPR encoded by the coding sequence ATGGATTGGACGTTGGAGGTGGTGGTGGTCCCGGTCGCCAGCCAAAACGGCGGAGTCGACCGGGCCATCGCCTTCTACCGCGATCAGCTCGGCTTCGATCTCGATCACCACACACAAGCTCCCGGTATGAACTTCGCTCAACTCACGCCACCCGGTTCGGGGTGCTCGATCGTCATCGGAGAGCTTCCGGGCGGGCCGGCGATGCCACCGGGCTCGCTCAAGGGCCTCCAGCTTGTCGTCGCAGACGCCTACCGCGCCCGAGAAGAACTGCTTGCCCGAGGCGTGCAGGCGGGGCAGATCATCGTCACCGACGAGCGTGACGGCGGAACGCTATTCGAATTCGCCGACCCCGACGGCAACACGTGGATCGTGCAACAGATCAAGGCACGTGCCGAGCGGCCCTTGCTCCCGCGTTAG
- a CDS encoding SRPBCC family protein, whose product MTNALDLNAPVDTLAMEFTREFDAPVEALFRAHAEPDLMKQWLGPHGLEMEISEWNFKSHGGYRYTHSNDEGTFGFNGTFHTVRDNEFILQTFEFEGAPDMVNIEYMWFEDLGNGRSRLRGRSICPNTEARDALLSSGMEGGMTEGYDKLDALLGSL is encoded by the coding sequence ATGACGAACGCATTGGATCTCAACGCACCGGTAGACACGCTGGCCATGGAGTTCACCCGGGAGTTCGACGCACCCGTCGAGGCGCTGTTCCGCGCACATGCCGAGCCCGACCTGATGAAGCAGTGGCTCGGTCCGCATGGTCTCGAGATGGAAATCAGCGAGTGGAACTTCAAAAGCCATGGCGGTTACCGCTATACGCATTCCAACGACGAGGGGACGTTCGGCTTCAACGGCACGTTCCACACCGTGCGAGACAACGAGTTCATTCTGCAGACCTTCGAATTCGAGGGCGCACCGGACATGGTGAACATCGAGTACATGTGGTTCGAAGACCTCGGCAACGGCCGCTCGCGGCTGCGAGGCCGGTCGATCTGCCCCAACACCGAGGCGCGCGACGCATTGCTGTCCTCCGGCATGGAAGGCGGAATGACCGAGGGCTACGACAAGCTCGACGCGCTGCTGGGGAGCCTGTAA
- a CDS encoding ArsR/SmtB family transcription factor, with protein MESDGDADARLDRAFLALADPVRRAIVARLSRGSATVNELAAPFDITKQAVSKHIQVLEHAGLVTRTRDAQRRPVHLDAAALERLTAWIDRYRLDAERSYRRLDTLLADMTDTTQEKGK; from the coding sequence ATGGAGAGTGATGGCGATGCCGACGCGCGACTCGACCGCGCCTTCCTGGCGCTGGCGGACCCGGTTCGGCGAGCCATCGTGGCGCGGCTGTCCAGGGGTTCCGCCACGGTCAACGAGCTGGCCGCACCGTTCGACATCACCAAACAAGCGGTGTCCAAGCACATTCAGGTGCTCGAGCATGCGGGTCTCGTCACCCGGACCCGCGATGCCCAGCGGCGGCCGGTCCATCTCGACGCCGCCGCGCTGGAGCGGCTGACCGCATGGATCGACCGATATCGGCTCGATGCCGAACGCAGTTACCGCCGGCTGGACACCCTGCTGGCCGACATGACCGACACCACACAGGAGAAAGGAAAGTAG
- a CDS encoding adenylate/guanylate cyclase domain-containing protein: MVTFLMAGVEGPAPLWEGAPEEMFPALPWLRATFVHFVALNGGVMRAGQGSSDSFVVVFGYASDAVACALYLQLEPLDPFALRIGLHSVDTRSAERGDLVAMNGAAWLRDIACGGQTVLSPATASLAADRLPPGASLKDLGDHRDGQCTPVELCHPGLRKYT, encoded by the coding sequence ATGGTGACGTTTCTGATGGCCGGCGTCGAAGGGCCCGCACCGCTGTGGGAGGGCGCCCCCGAGGAAATGTTCCCGGCGCTGCCATGGCTGCGTGCGACATTCGTTCACTTTGTGGCACTGAACGGCGGTGTCATGCGCGCAGGGCAGGGGTCATCTGACAGTTTCGTCGTTGTATTCGGATACGCGTCCGATGCGGTGGCTTGTGCTCTGTACCTCCAATTGGAGCCGTTGGATCCATTCGCGTTGCGGATCGGCTTGCACAGCGTCGACACACGTTCGGCCGAGCGCGGCGATCTTGTCGCTATGAACGGAGCCGCGTGGCTGCGCGACATCGCCTGCGGCGGTCAGACGGTGCTGTCGCCCGCGACCGCGTCGTTAGCTGCCGACCGCCTCCCGCCCGGTGCGTCGCTCAAGGACCTTGGCGACCACCGCGACGGTCAGTGCACGCCCGTCGAGCTGTGCCATCCCGGCCTGCGTAAGTACACGTAA
- a CDS encoding replication-associated recombination protein A produces the protein MADGLFDVPGEERSSGVAPVGASTPLAVRMRPANLDEVVGQDHLLQPGSPMRRMVEGSGAASVILYGPPGTGKTTLASLISQATGRRFEALSALSAGVKEVRAVIDVARRAAAHGEQTVLFIDEVHRFSKTQQDALLSAVENRVVLLVAATTENPSFSVVAPLLSRSLILQLQPLDVDAVRAVVRRAIDDERGLGGKVKVTDEAVELLVQLSAGDARRALTALEVAAESGDDVTVEVIEQSLDKAAVRYDRDGDQHYDVVSAFIKSVRGSDVDAALHYLSRMLVAGEDPRFVARRLMILASEDIGMADPTALPTAVAAAQTVQLIGMPEAQLTLAHATVHLATAPKSNAVTTALGKAMGDIRAGKSGQVPTHLRDGHYSGAEKLGNAIGYKYAHDDPDGVVPQQYPPDELVGVDYYQPTTHGAERDIATRLDKLRAIIRKKR, from the coding sequence GTGGCCGACGGTCTGTTTGACGTGCCCGGCGAAGAGAGGTCGTCGGGGGTTGCTCCCGTGGGCGCGTCGACGCCGTTGGCGGTGCGGATGCGGCCCGCGAACCTCGATGAGGTCGTCGGCCAGGATCACCTGCTACAGCCGGGTTCGCCGATGCGCCGGATGGTCGAGGGCTCCGGAGCGGCGTCGGTCATCCTCTACGGCCCACCGGGCACCGGTAAGACGACGCTTGCGTCGCTGATCTCGCAGGCGACGGGCCGGCGGTTCGAGGCGCTTTCGGCGCTGTCGGCCGGCGTCAAGGAGGTCCGTGCCGTCATCGATGTCGCCAGACGGGCGGCCGCGCACGGCGAGCAGACGGTGTTGTTCATCGACGAGGTGCACCGCTTCTCCAAGACGCAACAGGACGCGCTGCTGTCCGCCGTGGAGAACCGCGTCGTGCTGCTGGTGGCGGCGACCACCGAGAACCCGTCGTTCTCCGTTGTCGCACCGCTGCTGTCGCGCTCGCTGATCCTGCAGCTGCAGCCGCTCGACGTCGATGCGGTGCGCGCCGTGGTGCGCCGCGCGATCGACGATGAACGCGGCCTCGGGGGCAAGGTCAAAGTCACCGACGAAGCGGTTGAGCTGCTCGTGCAGTTGTCGGCGGGTGACGCCCGTCGCGCGCTCACCGCGTTGGAGGTCGCCGCCGAATCCGGAGATGACGTCACGGTGGAGGTCATCGAGCAATCGCTCGACAAGGCGGCCGTCCGCTACGACCGTGACGGCGACCAGCACTACGACGTCGTCAGCGCGTTCATCAAGTCGGTCCGCGGCTCCGACGTCGACGCCGCCCTGCATTACCTGTCGAGAATGCTGGTCGCGGGGGAGGACCCGCGCTTCGTCGCCAGGCGCTTGATGATCCTGGCCAGTGAGGACATCGGCATGGCCGATCCGACGGCACTGCCGACCGCGGTCGCCGCCGCGCAGACGGTCCAGCTGATCGGTATGCCCGAGGCCCAACTCACGCTGGCCCACGCCACCGTTCACCTGGCGACCGCGCCGAAGTCCAACGCGGTTACCACGGCGCTGGGCAAAGCGATGGGTGACATCAGGGCAGGCAAGTCGGGCCAGGTGCCCACCCATCTGCGCGACGGTCACTACTCCGGCGCCGAGAAGCTGGGCAACGCCATCGGTTACAAGTACGCCCACGACGACCCAGATGGTGTTGTGCCCCAGCAGTATCCGCCCGACGAGCTGGTCGGCGTCGACTATTACCAACCGACGACCCACGGCGCGGAACGCGACATCGCAACCCGTCTGGACAAGCTGCGCGCGATCATCCGCAAAAAGCGCTAG
- a CDS encoding DUF3097 domain-containing protein produces MADRYGSDVLATNPHRQRPRSAEVPVEIGMVVEDAETGFVGAVMRIEYGRMELEDRHGRRKPFPVGPGYLIDGRPVILTPPKRSAPKASRTASGSVAVPDARAKVALASRIYVEGRHDAELVEQVWGDDLRVEGVVVEYLGGVDDLAAIVEEFRPAPGRRLGVLVDHLVAGSKEARIADAVRRGPSGAHTLVVGHPFIDIWQAVKPGRIGVRAWPVIPKGTDWKKGVCAKLGWPHAQQADIARAWQRIRGRVRDWNDLEPELIGRVEELIDFVTSTSVE; encoded by the coding sequence GTGGCTGACCGCTATGGCTCCGATGTACTCGCGACCAATCCGCACCGCCAACGACCCCGTTCGGCTGAGGTGCCCGTGGAGATCGGCATGGTCGTCGAGGACGCCGAAACAGGTTTCGTCGGCGCGGTGATGCGAATCGAGTACGGCCGGATGGAACTCGAGGACCGTCACGGCCGAAGGAAGCCGTTCCCGGTCGGTCCCGGCTATCTCATCGACGGCCGGCCGGTGATCCTCACCCCGCCGAAGCGGTCTGCCCCGAAAGCGTCCCGCACCGCGTCTGGCTCGGTGGCCGTGCCCGACGCACGCGCGAAGGTGGCGCTCGCGAGCCGGATCTACGTGGAGGGTCGCCACGACGCCGAACTTGTCGAACAGGTGTGGGGTGACGACCTGCGCGTCGAAGGCGTCGTCGTCGAATACCTCGGTGGCGTCGACGATCTCGCGGCGATCGTCGAGGAGTTTCGGCCAGCCCCGGGCCGGCGGTTGGGTGTGCTCGTCGACCACCTCGTCGCCGGCTCGAAGGAAGCCCGGATCGCGGATGCGGTGCGGCGCGGGCCTTCAGGCGCGCACACGCTCGTGGTCGGCCATCCCTTCATCGACATTTGGCAGGCGGTCAAACCGGGCCGGATCGGTGTCCGGGCGTGGCCCGTCATCCCCAAGGGCACGGACTGGAAGAAAGGCGTCTGCGCCAAGCTGGGCTGGCCGCACGCCCAGCAGGCCGATATCGCGAGGGCATGGCAGCGCATCAGGGGCCGCGTGCGCGACTGGAACGATCTCGAGCCGGAGCTCATCGGGCGGGTCGAGGAATTGATCGACTTCGTGACGTCAACCTCCGTTGAATGA
- a CDS encoding SDR family NAD(P)-dependent oxidoreductase: MTELAKYGPWAVVAGGSEGVGAEFAHQLATAGINLVLIARKPGPLDETADSCRVLGVEVRTLAVDLVSADAVAQIAEATSDIEVGLLIYNAGANTCSEPFLDGELSDFSRVIDLNVGTMLALVQHFGRPMRDRRRGGILMVGSMAGYLGSVRHTVYGGVKAFGRVFAESLWLELREYDVDVLELVLGVTRTPAMKRVGLNFDVPGMRVAEPADVAREGLEQLPHGPVHIAGGNGDDVARRNDPDRAKVVLGTHKFMQKLMGSR; this comes from the coding sequence GTGACGGAACTAGCCAAGTATGGACCGTGGGCAGTGGTGGCCGGCGGCTCTGAGGGAGTCGGCGCGGAATTCGCGCATCAGTTGGCCACTGCGGGAATCAACCTCGTCCTCATCGCTCGAAAGCCGGGACCCCTGGATGAGACCGCGGATTCGTGCCGTGTTCTTGGCGTCGAAGTACGAACGCTCGCTGTCGATTTGGTCTCCGCCGACGCCGTGGCTCAGATCGCGGAAGCCACCTCCGACATCGAAGTCGGCCTGCTGATCTACAACGCGGGCGCCAACACCTGCAGCGAGCCCTTCCTCGACGGCGAGTTGAGCGACTTTTCACGGGTGATCGACCTCAACGTCGGCACCATGCTCGCGCTGGTGCAGCACTTCGGCAGGCCCATGCGAGACCGCCGCCGCGGCGGCATCCTCATGGTCGGCTCGATGGCCGGCTACCTCGGCTCGGTGCGGCACACGGTCTACGGGGGTGTGAAGGCGTTCGGGCGCGTCTTCGCCGAAAGCTTGTGGCTCGAGCTTCGCGAATACGATGTCGACGTACTGGAACTGGTGCTCGGTGTCACCCGCACCCCGGCCATGAAGCGCGTCGGCCTGAACTTCGACGTGCCTGGCATGCGCGTCGCCGAACCGGCGGACGTCGCGCGCGAGGGTCTCGAACAACTCCCCCACGGCCCGGTCCACATCGCCGGTGGCAACGGCGACGACGTGGCGCGACGCAATGATCCCGATCGCGCCAAGGTGGTGCTCGGCACGCACAAGTTCATGCAGAAACTGATGGGATCCCGTTAG
- a CDS encoding nuclear transport factor 2 family protein, whose amino-acid sequence MNDERIFELQRRLERIEEERAIERVIASYGPLVDAGEADAAAELWATDGSYDVEGWPMRSREDVAAMVRSDAHQGLISRGCSHFLGPAVVTVDGMDAVAVCESVLLVHRGDGFVVARAGANHFRLRLIDDRWQIVERTTRTLDGKSEARDLLASGVAGS is encoded by the coding sequence ATGAACGACGAGCGGATTTTCGAGCTGCAGCGACGGCTCGAACGCATCGAGGAGGAGCGCGCGATCGAGCGGGTGATCGCGTCGTACGGTCCGCTGGTCGACGCCGGTGAGGCCGACGCCGCAGCGGAGCTGTGGGCCACCGATGGAAGCTACGACGTCGAAGGCTGGCCGATGCGCAGCCGCGAGGACGTTGCGGCGATGGTGCGTTCCGATGCCCACCAGGGTCTGATCAGCCGCGGTTGCAGCCATTTCCTGGGCCCGGCGGTGGTGACCGTCGACGGCATGGACGCGGTCGCGGTGTGCGAGTCGGTGCTGCTGGTCCACCGCGGGGACGGCTTCGTCGTCGCGCGGGCGGGAGCCAATCACTTCCGGCTCAGACTCATCGACGATCGATGGCAGATCGTGGAACGGACGACGCGAACTCTGGACGGCAAATCCGAAGCACGTGACCTGTTGGCTTCGGGGGTCGCCGGTTCATGA
- a CDS encoding SDR family NAD(P)-dependent oxidoreductase, which produces MSGQLEGKVALVTGAGAGIGEGIARRFADEGAKVVVAEIDSAAGEAVARSTGGTFVSTDVSDRGQVENAVQTALSTYGSVDIVVNNAWGGGGIGRVEKKTDEQLSQGIAVGYYGPYWAMRAAFGHMKEKGWGRVINMCSLNGVNTHMGSLEYNAAKEALRALTRTAAREWAPTGVTVNAICPAAKSQAFFRAIGQYPELEALADAANPMGRMGDPYDDIAPIAVFLAGDGSRYLTGNTLFADGGSHINGAPWAPDLDAG; this is translated from the coding sequence ATGAGCGGACAACTCGAGGGCAAGGTGGCCCTGGTGACCGGTGCGGGCGCGGGCATCGGCGAGGGCATCGCTCGGCGCTTCGCCGACGAGGGCGCGAAGGTCGTGGTCGCCGAGATCGACTCGGCTGCAGGTGAAGCCGTCGCGCGATCGACAGGCGGAACGTTTGTATCCACTGATGTGTCCGATCGCGGTCAGGTCGAGAATGCCGTGCAGACCGCTCTGTCGACATACGGGTCGGTCGACATCGTGGTCAACAATGCATGGGGCGGCGGCGGGATCGGCCGGGTCGAGAAGAAGACCGACGAACAGTTGTCGCAGGGCATCGCCGTCGGCTACTACGGCCCCTACTGGGCGATGCGCGCGGCGTTCGGACACATGAAGGAGAAGGGCTGGGGGCGGGTCATCAACATGTGCAGCCTCAACGGTGTCAACACCCACATGGGTTCACTGGAATACAACGCGGCCAAGGAGGCGCTGCGCGCACTCACCCGGACCGCCGCACGGGAGTGGGCGCCGACGGGAGTCACGGTCAACGCGATCTGCCCGGCAGCCAAGAGCCAGGCTTTCTTTCGCGCGATCGGCCAGTACCCGGAGCTGGAGGCGCTGGCCGACGCGGCGAACCCGATGGGCCGCATGGGCGATCCATACGACGACATCGCACCGATCGCGGTATTCCTGGCCGGCGACGGTTCGCGCTATCTGACCGGCAATACCTTGTTCGCCGACGGCGGTAGCCATATCAACGGTGCGCCGTGGGCGCCCGATCTCGATGCCGGCTAA
- a CDS encoding zinc-binding metallopeptidase family protein, producing the protein MRDFTCPNCGQRLSFENSLCLSCKSSLGFSLKDMALLVIAPPEESEHAGAVDSSEYQLCANLYLAKCNWLVEKAPTRRLCASCALTRTRPNESDTKAMVAFAVAEKAKRRLIVELHEMKLPIVGRDEDPDFGLAFDLLSSEFEKVFTGHENGLITLDLAEGDDVHREQLRVAMDEPYRTMLGHFRHEIGHYYYYRLVDPSQDYKKQFGELFGDADADYQAALDRHYNEGAPPNWEKKFVSSYATMHPAEDWAETFAHYLHIRDTLDTAAAFSFAPASATFERGVLGPSGFQTIIDMWLPLSWSLNMINRSMGKEDLYPFVLPAAVLEKMRFVHTVIEEVTS; encoded by the coding sequence ATGCGTGACTTCACCTGTCCCAACTGCGGCCAGCGGCTGTCGTTTGAGAACTCGCTGTGCCTGTCGTGCAAGAGTTCGTTGGGGTTCTCACTAAAGGACATGGCGCTGCTGGTCATCGCACCCCCCGAAGAAAGCGAACACGCCGGAGCCGTCGACTCGAGTGAGTATCAGTTGTGCGCGAATTTGTATCTCGCCAAGTGCAACTGGCTGGTTGAGAAGGCGCCTACCCGACGGCTGTGCGCGTCGTGCGCCCTGACCCGGACTCGGCCGAACGAGTCCGACACCAAGGCCATGGTGGCGTTCGCCGTAGCGGAGAAGGCGAAGCGACGGTTGATCGTCGAACTGCACGAGATGAAGCTGCCGATCGTCGGGCGCGACGAAGACCCGGATTTCGGACTCGCATTCGACCTACTGTCCAGCGAATTCGAGAAGGTGTTCACCGGTCACGAGAACGGCCTGATCACACTCGACCTCGCCGAGGGCGACGACGTGCACCGAGAGCAGCTCAGAGTGGCGATGGACGAGCCGTACCGGACGATGCTCGGCCACTTCCGCCACGAGATCGGGCACTACTACTACTACCGACTGGTCGATCCGTCGCAGGACTACAAAAAGCAGTTCGGCGAGCTGTTCGGTGACGCCGACGCCGACTACCAGGCAGCGCTGGACCGTCACTATAACGAGGGCGCACCACCGAACTGGGAAAAGAAATTCGTCTCGTCCTACGCCACCATGCATCCGGCCGAGGATTGGGCCGAGACCTTCGCCCACTACCTGCACATCCGCGACACCTTGGACACCGCAGCTGCGTTCAGCTTCGCTCCTGCGTCCGCGACATTCGAGCGAGGAGTGCTGGGGCCGAGTGGATTTCAAACGATCATCGACATGTGGCTTCCGTTGTCCTGGTCGTTGAACATGATCAACCGCTCCATGGGCAAAGAAGACCTGTACCCGTTCGTGCTGCCCGCCGCCGTGCTGGAGAAGATGCGGTTCGTCCACACCGTCATCGAAGAGGTCACCTCTTAG
- a CDS encoding transglutaminase N-terminal domain-containing protein — protein sequence MTAFPDGPLSGGQELRGHARSAGDDPGINTARSSRSYQVSHRTVYRYSDVVTSSYGRGFLTPRDSARQRCLSHELVIEPEAADSSTSRDAYGNISSYFHVTERHQTLSITSSSVVEVDPPPAGLYDGGSARAPWEISRPVGPDGALATEFTLDLRTHEITDELRDYAAPSFAPERPLIDVLRDLTSRIYSDFTYRSGSTTVSTQVSEVLTAREGVCQDFARLAIACLRANGLAASYVSGYLATDPPPGKERMVGIDATHAWASVWTPQNQWLGFDPTNNQMVDERYITVGFGRDYADVPPLRGIIYTDSEKSVIDVAVDVAPYQGGVLHA from the coding sequence GTGACGGCGTTCCCCGATGGACCATTGTCCGGCGGGCAGGAGCTACGGGGCCACGCGCGCAGCGCAGGGGACGACCCGGGGATCAACACGGCGAGATCGAGCCGCAGCTACCAGGTTTCGCACCGTACGGTGTACCGGTACTCCGATGTCGTCACCAGCAGCTACGGCCGTGGCTTTCTCACGCCGCGCGATTCCGCGCGGCAACGCTGTTTGTCGCACGAGTTGGTGATCGAACCGGAGGCGGCGGATAGTTCCACCAGCCGCGACGCCTACGGCAACATCAGCTCCTACTTCCACGTCACCGAGCGGCACCAGACGCTCTCGATCACGAGCAGTTCGGTGGTCGAAGTGGATCCGCCGCCGGCCGGCCTCTACGACGGCGGATCGGCCCGTGCGCCGTGGGAGATTTCGCGGCCGGTCGGGCCGGACGGCGCTCTGGCCACCGAGTTCACCCTCGATCTGCGGACGCACGAGATCACCGACGAGCTACGTGACTATGCCGCACCGAGTTTCGCGCCTGAGCGCCCGCTCATCGACGTGCTGCGTGACCTGACGTCGCGGATCTACTCCGATTTCACCTACCGGTCCGGTTCGACGACGGTGTCGACACAGGTAAGCGAGGTTTTGACGGCCCGCGAGGGGGTATGTCAAGACTTCGCGCGGCTGGCCATCGCCTGCCTGCGTGCCAATGGGTTGGCAGCCAGCTACGTCTCCGGATACCTGGCAACCGACCCGCCTCCGGGAAAGGAACGCATGGTGGGAATCGACGCCACTCACGCATGGGCGTCGGTGTGGACGCCGCAGAACCAATGGCTCGGGTTTGACCCAACCAATAACCAGATGGTCGATGAGCGCTACATCACCGTCGGATTCGGTCGTGACTACGCAGACGTACCGCCCTTGCGCGGCATCATCTACACCGACTCCGAGAAAAGTGTCATCGACGTCGCGGTCGACGTGGCGCCCTACCAGGGCGGGGTCCTGCATGCGTGA